One Stigmatella aurantiaca genomic region harbors:
- the trpB gene encoding tryptophan synthase subunit beta: MSIETSATVGRFGPFGGRYVPETLVPALLELEAAYAAAQADPSFGKQVAQVLKEFVGRETPLTPAYRLTEAWGGAQVWLKREDLAHTGAHKINNTIGQVLLARRMGKKRIIAETGAGQHGVATATACALFGLPCEVYMGALDVERQALNVFRMRALGATVRPVELGSKTLKDAMNEAMRTWVSQVQDTHYVIGSAAGPHPYPTIVRDFQSIIGHEVRKQSHALFGQLPDAIIACVGGGSNAIGVLQPFVGDKQVRLVGVEAGGHGLNTKQHGASLTLGTEGVLHGSRSLVLQDENGQIQEAHSISAGLDYPGVGPELAYLVKTGRMEIRTATDDEALQAFYEVSRSEGILPALETSHAFARGAELARELGKGKHLVINCSGRGDKDVATIAARGIPAAITGNKS, encoded by the coding sequence ATGAGCATCGAGACTTCCGCAACCGTTGGCCGCTTTGGTCCCTTCGGAGGCCGCTATGTGCCGGAGACGCTCGTCCCGGCCCTGCTGGAGCTGGAGGCCGCCTACGCCGCGGCCCAGGCCGACCCGTCCTTTGGCAAGCAGGTGGCCCAGGTCCTCAAGGAGTTCGTGGGCCGGGAGACGCCGCTGACGCCTGCGTACCGGCTCACCGAGGCCTGGGGCGGCGCCCAGGTGTGGCTCAAGCGCGAGGACCTGGCGCACACGGGCGCGCACAAAATCAACAACACCATCGGCCAGGTGCTGCTGGCGCGGCGCATGGGCAAGAAGCGCATCATCGCGGAGACGGGCGCGGGCCAGCACGGCGTGGCCACCGCGACGGCGTGCGCGCTCTTCGGCCTGCCGTGCGAGGTGTACATGGGCGCGCTGGACGTGGAGCGCCAGGCGCTCAACGTCTTCCGCATGCGCGCGCTGGGCGCCACGGTGCGCCCGGTGGAGCTGGGCTCGAAGACGCTGAAGGACGCGATGAACGAGGCGATGCGCACCTGGGTCTCCCAGGTGCAGGACACGCACTACGTCATCGGCAGCGCGGCGGGGCCGCACCCCTACCCCACCATCGTCCGGGACTTCCAATCCATCATCGGCCACGAGGTGCGCAAGCAGTCCCACGCGCTCTTCGGCCAGTTGCCGGATGCCATCATCGCGTGCGTGGGCGGCGGCTCGAACGCCATCGGCGTGCTCCAGCCGTTCGTCGGGGACAAGCAGGTGCGGCTAGTGGGCGTCGAGGCGGGCGGCCACGGCCTGAACACCAAGCAGCACGGCGCGTCTCTCACGCTGGGCACCGAGGGCGTGCTCCACGGCTCGCGGTCGCTGGTGCTGCAGGACGAGAACGGACAGATTCAGGAGGCCCACTCCATCTCCGCCGGTCTGGACTACCCGGGCGTGGGCCCGGAGCTGGCCTACCTGGTGAAGACGGGGCGCATGGAGATCCGCACGGCGACGGACGACGAGGCACTCCAGGCCTTCTACGAGGTGTCGCGCTCCGAGGGCATCCTGCCGGCGCTGGAGACCTCGCACGCGTTCGCGCGGGGCGCGGAGCTGGCGCGGGAGCTGGGCAAGGGCAAGCACCTGGTCATCAACTGCTCGGGCCGCGGCGACAAGGACGTGGCCACCATCGCGGCCCGGGGCATCCCTGCGGCCATCACGGGGAACAAGTCATGA
- a CDS encoding phosphoribosylanthranilate isomerase — protein sequence MSVRVKICGVTRPEDARAAWDAGTDALGLNFYPRSPRYVEPATAAALAKTRPALGAVVGVFVNETPVTILARVRECGLTAVQLHGDEPPEACTGYGVPIIKALRVRGEEDVERARTYVGVGDVAALLLDGAAPGYGGGGVTFDWSLVARLTDAGVPVLVAGGLTPANVAEAVRATRPYGVDVASGVESRPGIKDVDAVRTFIRAAKAL from the coding sequence GTGAGCGTCCGGGTGAAGATTTGTGGGGTGACGCGGCCGGAGGATGCCCGCGCGGCGTGGGATGCGGGCACGGACGCGCTGGGGCTGAACTTCTACCCCCGCTCGCCCCGCTACGTGGAGCCCGCCACGGCGGCGGCCCTGGCGAAGACCCGGCCCGCGCTGGGCGCGGTGGTGGGCGTCTTCGTCAACGAGACGCCGGTCACCATCCTCGCGCGGGTGCGCGAGTGCGGCCTCACCGCGGTGCAGCTCCACGGGGATGAGCCGCCCGAGGCCTGTACCGGCTACGGGGTGCCCATCATCAAGGCCCTGCGGGTGCGCGGCGAGGAGGACGTGGAGCGGGCGCGGACGTACGTGGGCGTGGGGGATGTGGCGGCGCTGCTCCTGGACGGCGCGGCGCCCGGCTACGGGGGCGGCGGCGTGACGTTCGACTGGAGCCTGGTGGCGCGGCTGACGGATGCGGGCGTGCCCGTGCTGGTGGCGGGCGGGCTGACGCCGGCCAATGTGGCCGAGGCGGTCCGCGCCACGCGCCCCTATGGTGTGGACGTGGCGAGTGGGGTGGAGTCCCGCCCGGGTATCAAGGATGTGGACGCGGTGCGGACGTTCATTCGCGCCGCCAAGGCACTGTGA
- a CDS encoding indole-3-glycerol phosphate synthase TrpC — translation MNLLADIFARKRRELAARAPLGARVRPPGRDFTAALLQRRPEAVINVIAEVKRRSPSGGPFPHQDLVQVARGYEAGGASAISVLTDDVDFGGSVEDLDQVRAAIRLPVLRKDFLVASQEVEESAAMGADAVLLIADALEDGLLREMLSTAKACRIAALVEAHTAAHAERALAAGAELVGINNRDLSTLRTDTATALRVMPRLRARSRALVAESGLKTAADFAAAQAAGADAVLVGESLLRDADPGRALARLLAAGDGTK, via the coding sequence ATGAATCTGCTCGCGGACATCTTCGCACGCAAGCGCCGGGAGCTCGCCGCGCGCGCCCCCCTGGGCGCCCGGGTACGCCCTCCGGGCCGGGACTTCACGGCGGCCCTGCTCCAGCGCCGCCCGGAGGCGGTCATCAACGTCATCGCCGAGGTGAAGCGGCGCAGCCCCTCGGGCGGCCCCTTCCCCCATCAGGATCTCGTCCAGGTGGCCCGGGGGTACGAGGCCGGGGGCGCCAGCGCCATCAGCGTGCTCACCGATGACGTGGACTTCGGCGGCAGCGTGGAGGACCTGGATCAGGTGCGCGCCGCCATCCGCCTGCCCGTGCTGCGCAAGGACTTCCTCGTGGCCTCACAGGAGGTGGAGGAGAGCGCGGCGATGGGCGCGGACGCGGTGCTGCTCATCGCGGACGCGCTGGAGGACGGGCTCCTGCGGGAGATGCTCTCCACGGCGAAGGCGTGCCGGATCGCGGCCCTGGTGGAGGCGCACACGGCGGCGCATGCCGAGCGGGCGCTGGCGGCGGGCGCGGAGCTGGTGGGCATCAACAACCGGGACCTGTCCACGCTGCGCACGGACACGGCCACGGCGCTCCGGGTGATGCCCCGGCTGCGGGCGCGCTCCCGGGCGCTGGTGGCCGAGAGCGGGCTGAAGACGGCGGCGGACTTCGCCGCGGCGCAGGCGGCCGGCGCGGACGCGGTGCTCGTGGGCGAGTCGCTCCTGCGGGACGCGGACCCGGGCCGGGCCCTGGCGCGGCTGCTGGCCGCCGGGGACGGCACGAAGTGA
- the trpD gene encoding anthranilate phosphoribosyltransferase, giving the protein MTLKEALGIVLSRRDLTREEMTAVMGVMLAGEATPAQVGALAAALRMKGETEDEILGAAEAMRERAAKLPVKAEVVLDTCGTGGDGAHTFNISTAVAFVAAGAGVTVAKHGNRAISSRCGSADVLEALGLPMNRPHASITRDIEEHGLGFLFAPAHHSTMRHVAQARREMGFHNLFNLLGPLTNPAGARYQLLGTFAGERLSQTARVLKRLGSQRAWVVHGQDGLDEISPCCPSDVADLREDGTVRIFTIVPEDVGLERVPPSAIAGGDAPENARMLRALLDGERSGVRTAVLLNAGAALVVVGKAADLREGVQRAAESIDSGAAARKLAALIQGAVSEKQE; this is encoded by the coding sequence ATGACACTCAAAGAGGCGCTGGGCATCGTGTTGAGCCGGCGCGACCTGACCCGGGAGGAGATGACCGCCGTCATGGGCGTCATGCTGGCCGGCGAGGCCACGCCCGCCCAGGTGGGCGCGCTGGCCGCCGCGCTCCGGATGAAGGGCGAGACCGAGGATGAGATTCTCGGGGCCGCCGAGGCCATGCGCGAGCGCGCGGCGAAGCTGCCCGTCAAGGCCGAGGTGGTGCTGGACACGTGCGGCACCGGCGGCGACGGCGCCCACACCTTCAACATCTCCACCGCGGTGGCCTTCGTGGCCGCGGGGGCCGGGGTCACGGTGGCCAAGCACGGCAACCGCGCCATCTCCAGCCGCTGCGGCAGCGCGGACGTGCTGGAGGCCTTGGGGCTGCCCATGAACCGGCCCCACGCGTCCATCACCCGCGACATCGAGGAGCATGGGCTGGGCTTCCTCTTCGCCCCCGCGCACCACAGCACCATGCGGCACGTGGCGCAGGCCCGCCGGGAGATGGGGTTTCACAACCTCTTCAACCTGCTGGGGCCGCTGACGAACCCCGCCGGGGCGCGCTACCAGCTCCTGGGCACCTTCGCCGGCGAGCGCCTGTCGCAGACGGCGCGCGTGCTCAAGCGCCTGGGCAGCCAGCGCGCCTGGGTGGTCCACGGCCAGGACGGGCTGGATGAAATCTCCCCCTGCTGCCCTTCCGATGTCGCGGACCTCCGCGAGGACGGCACGGTGCGCATCTTCACCATCGTCCCCGAGGACGTGGGGCTGGAGCGGGTGCCGCCCTCGGCCATCGCCGGCGGAGACGCGCCAGAGAACGCGCGCATGCTCCGGGCGCTGCTGGACGGAGAGCGCTCCGGGGTGCGCACCGCGGTGCTGCTCAACGCCGGGGCCGCGCTCGTTGTCGTGGGAAAAGCAGCCGATTTGCGCGAGGGCGTCCAGCGGGCCGCGGAGTCCATCGACTCCGGGGCCGCGGCGCGCAAGCTCGCGGCACTCATTCAGGGAGCCGTCTCGGAGAAACAGGAATGA
- the aroF gene encoding 3-deoxy-7-phosphoheptulonate synthase — translation MLIVMRPDATPQDIEQVNAEIRRRGWQPHAIPGGTRTAIGITGNRGVVEPEPFRVLPGVADAVLISQPFKLVSREVKPEDSKFQAGPLVLGGKSIHVIAGPSSVETRDQIVGTAQGVKKAGATLLRGGAFKPHLSPYEFQGLKHDGLALLAEARRETGLPIVTEVKDTATLPQVAEVADILLLGSRNMQNYALLEAVGEVRKPVILKRGISATLKEMLMAAEYIVARGNTRVILCERGIRTFETMTPNTLDLNAVPMLKSLSHLPVFVDPSHGIGMRKAVPALMRAAVAAGADGLLVQVHPDPPRAISDGHQTLDFPEFEKAMDEVRAIAGAIGRDVARLG, via the coding sequence ATGTTGATCGTGATGCGACCGGATGCGACACCCCAGGACATCGAACAGGTCAATGCGGAGATCCGCCGCCGGGGCTGGCAACCCCACGCCATTCCCGGGGGTACCCGCACCGCCATCGGCATCACCGGCAACCGGGGCGTCGTCGAGCCTGAGCCCTTCCGCGTGCTGCCGGGCGTGGCGGACGCGGTGCTCATCTCCCAGCCCTTCAAGCTCGTCAGCCGCGAGGTGAAGCCGGAGGACAGCAAGTTCCAGGCGGGCCCCCTCGTCCTGGGCGGCAAGTCGATCCACGTCATCGCCGGCCCCAGCTCCGTGGAGACGCGCGACCAGATCGTGGGCACCGCGCAGGGGGTGAAGAAGGCGGGCGCCACGCTGCTGCGCGGCGGCGCGTTCAAGCCGCACCTGAGCCCCTACGAGTTCCAGGGGCTGAAGCACGACGGGCTGGCGCTGCTCGCCGAAGCGCGCCGGGAGACGGGCCTGCCCATCGTCACCGAGGTGAAGGACACGGCGACGCTGCCCCAGGTGGCCGAGGTGGCCGACATCCTCCTGCTGGGCTCGCGCAACATGCAGAACTACGCGCTGCTGGAGGCCGTGGGCGAGGTGCGCAAGCCGGTGATTCTCAAGCGCGGCATCAGCGCCACCCTCAAGGAGATGCTGATGGCGGCCGAGTACATCGTCGCCCGCGGCAACACCCGCGTCATCCTCTGCGAGCGCGGCATCCGCACCTTCGAGACGATGACGCCCAACACGCTCGACCTGAACGCGGTGCCGATGCTCAAGTCCCTGAGCCACCTGCCCGTCTTCGTGGATCCCTCGCACGGCATCGGCATGCGCAAGGCGGTGCCCGCGCTGATGCGCGCCGCGGTGGCGGCCGGCGCCGACGGCCTGCTCGTGCAGGTCCACCCGGACCCGCCGCGGGCCATCTCGGATGGCCACCAAACCCTGGACTTTCCCGAGTTCGAAAAGGCCATGGACGAGGTACGGGCCATTGCCGGAGCCATTGGGCGCGATGTCGCAAGGCTAGGATAG
- a CDS encoding dipeptidyl-peptidase 3 family protein, producing the protein MTRTLLSLLTAVSLAGAAPAAEPAAPALPNAAQLQRMTARFAPVDLKADLSKLPENEKRALAKTLQAARLMDVLFLRQSWVGNEALLLDLLKDTSPLGRARLQAFLLNKGPWSRLDEGRPFLPGIPAEPPAQGNFYPAGATKEDVERWVKTLSEPQQREATGFYTTLRRAPDGKFITVPYSVEYQGELSQAAQLLREAAALTKQPTLQAFLTARADAFLSNDYYASEVAWMELDASIEPTIGPYEVYEDNWFNYKAAFEAFITLKDETETQKLSRFSGELQWLEDRLPIDPKMRNPKLGALAPISVVNSVFSSGDANRGVQTAAFNLPNDERVTAEKGSKRVMLKNVQEAKFQQVLKPIAQVALPAKDRKDVSFDAFFTHILMHELMHGLGPHTITVNGKPTTVRQALQVSSSATEEAKADISGLWALQQLVNKGVLDKSLERTMYTTFLASAFRSIRFGIDEAHGKGVALQLNHFLDTGAVKVNADGTFSVVPEKMQASVESLTKQLMELQGRGDRAQAEALLAKQGVVRPEVKRVLDKLQNVPVDIAPRFVTADQLLQEYGAGAVQK; encoded by the coding sequence ATGACACGCACCCTCCTGTCCCTCCTCACGGCGGTGTCCCTTGCGGGGGCCGCCCCGGCCGCGGAACCCGCCGCCCCGGCGCTGCCCAACGCCGCCCAGCTCCAGCGGATGACGGCGCGCTTTGCCCCGGTGGACCTCAAGGCCGACCTGTCGAAGCTCCCGGAGAACGAGAAGCGGGCGCTGGCCAAGACGCTCCAGGCCGCCCGGCTGATGGATGTGCTGTTCCTGCGCCAGTCCTGGGTGGGCAACGAGGCCCTGCTGCTGGACCTCCTGAAGGACACGTCGCCCCTGGGCCGCGCGCGGCTGCAAGCCTTCCTGCTCAACAAGGGGCCCTGGTCCCGGCTGGACGAGGGGCGGCCCTTCCTGCCGGGCATCCCGGCGGAGCCCCCCGCGCAGGGCAACTTCTACCCCGCGGGCGCCACCAAGGAGGACGTGGAGCGCTGGGTGAAGACGCTGTCCGAGCCGCAGCAGCGCGAGGCAACGGGCTTCTACACCACGCTGCGCCGCGCGCCGGACGGCAAGTTCATCACCGTGCCCTACAGCGTGGAATACCAGGGCGAGCTGTCGCAGGCGGCGCAGCTCTTGCGCGAGGCGGCGGCGCTCACGAAGCAGCCCACGCTCCAGGCGTTCCTCACGGCGCGCGCGGACGCGTTCCTGTCCAACGACTACTACGCCAGCGAGGTGGCGTGGATGGAGCTGGATGCCAGCATCGAGCCCACCATCGGGCCCTACGAGGTCTACGAGGACAACTGGTTCAACTACAAGGCCGCCTTCGAGGCCTTCATCACGCTGAAGGACGAGACGGAGACGCAGAAGCTGTCGCGCTTCAGCGGCGAGCTCCAGTGGCTGGAGGACCGCCTGCCCATCGACCCGAAGATGCGCAACCCGAAGCTCGGCGCCCTGGCCCCCATCAGCGTCGTCAACAGCGTCTTCTCCTCGGGCGATGCGAACCGGGGTGTGCAGACGGCCGCCTTCAACCTGCCCAACGACGAGCGGGTGACGGCGGAGAAGGGCAGCAAGCGCGTGATGCTCAAGAACGTGCAGGAGGCGAAGTTCCAGCAGGTGCTCAAGCCCATCGCCCAGGTGGCGCTGCCCGCGAAGGACCGCAAGGACGTCTCCTTCGATGCCTTCTTCACGCACATCCTCATGCACGAGCTGATGCACGGCCTGGGGCCGCACACCATCACCGTGAACGGCAAGCCGACCACGGTGCGCCAGGCGCTCCAGGTCTCCTCCAGCGCCACCGAGGAGGCCAAGGCCGACATCTCGGGGCTCTGGGCGCTGCAGCAGTTGGTGAACAAGGGCGTGCTGGACAAGTCCCTGGAGCGGACCATGTACACCACGTTCCTGGCCTCCGCGTTCCGCTCCATCCGCTTCGGCATCGACGAGGCGCACGGCAAGGGCGTGGCGCTCCAGCTCAACCACTTCCTGGACACCGGCGCGGTGAAGGTGAACGCGGACGGGACGTTCTCCGTCGTTCCCGAGAAGATGCAGGCCTCCGTGGAGAGCCTCACCAAGCAGCTCATGGAGCTGCAGGGCCGCGGGGACCGGGCCCAGGCCGAGGCGCTGCTGGCCAAGCAGGGCGTGGTGCGCCCCGAGGTGAAGCGCGTGCTCGACAAGCTCCAGAACGTGCCGGTGGACATCGCCCCGCGCTTCGTCACCGCCGACCAGCTCCTCCAGGAGTACGGCGCCGGAGCCGTTCAGAAATAA
- a CDS encoding fatty acid desaturase, with protein sequence MSARVDHGPWGVPIALFILGAWGGHLVWMLTADGLSATSPLAWLHVLVQGYLCTGLFITGHDAMHGTVSRRRWLNNAVGTVACFLFAGLSYHRLVVNHRAHHADPTSERDPDFSTRFQSFLPWLGTFMVRYVTVIQFSVMAVKFNILWWLGVDQWRIWMFWVVPAVLGTLQLFYFGTYVPHRRPETPEMAPHHARTLPRSHLRAMLSCYFFGYHWEHHESPSTPWWALWRMKDARASVTDARPAA encoded by the coding sequence ATGAGCGCTCGCGTCGACCATGGCCCCTGGGGGGTTCCCATCGCGCTGTTCATCCTCGGCGCGTGGGGCGGCCACCTCGTCTGGATGCTCACGGCGGACGGGCTCTCGGCCACCTCGCCGCTCGCCTGGCTGCACGTCCTGGTGCAGGGCTACCTGTGCACGGGTCTCTTCATCACCGGCCATGACGCGATGCACGGCACGGTGAGCCGCCGCCGGTGGCTGAACAACGCGGTGGGCACGGTGGCGTGCTTCCTCTTCGCGGGGCTCTCGTACCACCGGCTGGTGGTGAACCACCGCGCCCACCATGCGGACCCTACCAGCGAGAGGGACCCGGACTTCTCCACCCGCTTCCAGTCCTTCCTGCCGTGGCTGGGCACCTTCATGGTCCGCTACGTCACGGTGATTCAGTTCTCCGTGATGGCGGTGAAGTTCAACATCCTCTGGTGGCTGGGCGTGGACCAGTGGCGCATCTGGATGTTCTGGGTGGTGCCCGCCGTGCTGGGCACGCTCCAGCTCTTCTACTTCGGCACATACGTGCCCCACCGCCGCCCGGAGACGCCGGAGATGGCGCCCCACCACGCCCGCACCCTGCCGCGCAGCCACCTGCGGGCCATGCTCTCGTGCTACTTCTTTGGCTACCACTGGGAGCACCATGAATCGCCCTCCACCCCCTGGTGGGCCCTCTGGCGCATGAAGGACGCGCGGGCCTCGGTAACCGATGCGCGGCCTGCCGCGTAA
- the msrP gene encoding protein-methionine-sulfoxide reductase catalytic subunit MsrP yields the protein MSDKKAPQPPESEVTPEPLYRRRREFIKNVGLFAGTAAAVGGGLYLLAPKRGKSPEPPPPEAAGKAGPAEPPAAQASAAGNPAGPYDTTEEQTPYEDVTSYNNFYEFGLDKSDPARNAHTLQTRPWSVVVDGEVHKPQTVDIDQLKAWFTPEQRIYRMRCVEAWSMVIPWLGIPLGEVLKRVEPTSRAKYVAFTTLVNPEQMPGQKRQVLDWPYVEGLRLDEALHPLTLLATGLYGRELPPQNGAPLRLVVPWKYGFKGIKSIVRITLTERQPPTTWNLAAANEYGFYANVNPAVDHPRWSQATERRIGEFRRRPTLPFNGYAEQVASLYAGLDLRENY from the coding sequence ATGTCCGACAAGAAGGCTCCCCAGCCCCCCGAGTCCGAAGTCACCCCCGAGCCGCTCTACCGGCGGCGCCGTGAGTTCATCAAGAACGTGGGCCTCTTCGCCGGGACGGCCGCGGCCGTGGGAGGCGGCCTCTACCTGCTGGCGCCCAAGCGCGGCAAATCCCCGGAGCCGCCTCCGCCCGAGGCTGCTGGCAAGGCAGGGCCCGCCGAGCCGCCCGCGGCGCAGGCCAGCGCCGCCGGGAACCCCGCGGGCCCCTACGACACCACCGAGGAGCAGACGCCCTACGAGGACGTCACCTCCTACAACAACTTCTATGAGTTCGGGCTCGACAAGAGCGACCCGGCCCGCAACGCCCATACGCTCCAGACGCGGCCCTGGTCCGTCGTGGTGGACGGCGAGGTGCACAAGCCGCAGACGGTGGACATCGATCAGCTCAAGGCATGGTTCACGCCGGAGCAGCGCATCTACCGGATGCGCTGCGTGGAGGCCTGGTCCATGGTCATCCCCTGGCTGGGCATTCCACTGGGCGAGGTGCTCAAGCGCGTGGAGCCCACCAGCCGCGCGAAGTACGTGGCCTTCACCACCCTGGTGAACCCGGAGCAGATGCCCGGCCAGAAGCGCCAGGTGCTCGACTGGCCCTATGTGGAGGGGCTGCGCCTGGACGAGGCGCTCCACCCGCTGACGCTGCTGGCCACCGGGCTCTACGGCCGCGAGCTGCCGCCGCAGAACGGCGCGCCCCTGCGCCTGGTGGTGCCCTGGAAGTACGGCTTCAAGGGCATCAAGTCGATTGTCCGCATCACGCTCACCGAGCGGCAGCCGCCCACCACGTGGAACCTCGCCGCCGCCAACGAGTATGGCTTCTACGCGAACGTGAACCCCGCGGTGGACCACCCGCGCTGGAGCCAGGCCACCGAGCGGCGCATCGGCGAGTTCCGCCGCCGGCCCACGTTGCCGTTCAACGGCTACGCCGAGCAGGTCGCCTCCCTCTACGCGGGCCTGGACCTGCGCGAGAACTACTGA
- a CDS encoding sulfite oxidase heme-binding subunit YedZ produces MASPPLPWLKPAVLVGGLSPLALLLVQGLQGELGANVIEVVLNQTGLLTLVFLLASLACTPLKLLFAWTWPMRLRKLLGLMAFAYAVLHFLTYAVVDQGLALGRIFQDVTERGFIAVGFLALMLLVPLAVTSTNASVRRLGFPAWQRLHRLVYVAAVLGVVHFVWRVKKDLTEPLIFGAILALLLGIRAVEAVRKRRRVRSSPRPA; encoded by the coding sequence ATGGCCTCTCCTCCATTGCCCTGGCTCAAGCCCGCCGTGCTGGTGGGAGGGCTGAGCCCCCTGGCGCTCCTGCTCGTGCAGGGGCTGCAAGGCGAGCTGGGCGCCAACGTCATCGAGGTGGTGCTCAACCAGACCGGCCTGCTGACGCTGGTGTTCCTGCTGGCGTCGCTGGCGTGTACGCCGCTCAAGCTGCTCTTCGCGTGGACGTGGCCTATGCGGCTGCGAAAGCTGCTGGGGCTGATGGCCTTCGCCTATGCGGTGCTGCACTTCCTCACGTATGCCGTGGTGGATCAGGGGTTGGCGCTGGGCCGCATCTTCCAGGACGTCACCGAGCGCGGCTTCATCGCCGTGGGCTTCCTCGCGCTGATGCTGCTGGTGCCCCTGGCGGTGACGTCCACGAACGCCTCCGTGCGGCGCCTGGGCTTTCCCGCCTGGCAGCGCCTGCACCGGCTCGTCTACGTGGCGGCGGTGCTGGGCGTGGTGCACTTCGTGTGGCGGGTGAAGAAGGATCTCACCGAGCCGCTCATCTTCGGAGCAATCCTCGCCCTGTTGCTGGGCATCCGGGCCGTGGAGGCCGTGCGCAAGCGTCGCCGCGTCCGGTCCTCGCCGCGTCCCGCCTGA
- a CDS encoding cytochrome P450: MMNFLSDETRRDPYPAYAQLRTRTPLLYDPHSDTWMVFDYEGVKRVLMDHEAFSSLVAPPSAQTSQWLVFADPPRHAQLRALIMRAFTSRSVAGLEPRIRALAHALLDPHIERGEMDLAADFSVPLPLIVIAEMFGAPIEDQPRFKRWSDVIMALGYTLEGGEAAARVHREFAEVSAEMKAYLHALAGQRRAEPREDLLTRLVEAEVDGARLTEEELLGFFQLLLSAGHETTTNLLNNAVLCLLGHPDALAQLQASPALLPSVIEEVLRYRAPVQAMFRLTRREVSLHGQVIPAGKLVLPMIGAANRDPLKFRDAERFDIHREPNPHIAFGHGIHFCIGAPLSRLEARVALSVLLERLKDFRLASPTPWTPRKALHVHGPTHLPLHFTPGERLTSSG; this comes from the coding sequence ATGATGAACTTTCTCTCGGATGAGACGCGGCGAGATCCCTACCCTGCCTATGCCCAGCTCCGGACCCGCACTCCACTCTTGTACGATCCCCATTCCGATACCTGGATGGTGTTCGATTACGAGGGCGTGAAGCGCGTGCTCATGGATCACGAGGCGTTCAGCTCGCTCGTGGCGCCCCCGTCCGCGCAGACCTCGCAATGGCTCGTCTTCGCCGATCCCCCGCGTCATGCCCAGCTCCGGGCGTTGATCATGCGGGCTTTCACCTCGCGCAGCGTGGCGGGCCTCGAGCCGCGCATCCGGGCGCTGGCCCACGCGCTCCTGGACCCGCACATCGAACGCGGGGAGATGGACCTCGCGGCGGACTTCTCGGTTCCCCTCCCGTTGATCGTCATCGCGGAGATGTTCGGCGCCCCCATCGAGGACCAGCCCCGGTTCAAGCGCTGGAGCGATGTCATCATGGCCCTGGGCTACACCCTCGAAGGCGGCGAGGCCGCCGCCCGGGTCCACCGCGAGTTCGCCGAGGTCTCCGCCGAGATGAAGGCCTACCTCCACGCGCTGGCCGGGCAGCGGCGGGCGGAGCCCCGGGAGGACCTCCTGACCCGGCTCGTGGAAGCCGAGGTGGACGGAGCACGCCTGACGGAGGAGGAGCTGCTGGGGTTCTTCCAGTTGCTCCTCTCGGCGGGCCACGAGACGACCACGAACCTGCTCAACAACGCGGTGCTCTGCCTGCTCGGCCATCCGGATGCGCTCGCCCAGCTCCAGGCATCCCCCGCCCTCCTGCCCTCGGTCATCGAAGAGGTGCTGCGCTACCGCGCCCCGGTCCAGGCGATGTTCCGGCTGACGCGGCGCGAGGTCTCCCTGCACGGCCAGGTGATTCCCGCCGGGAAGCTGGTGCTGCCCATGATTGGCGCCGCGAACCGGGACCCTCTGAAGTTCCGCGACGCGGAGCGCTTCGACATCCACCGGGAGCCCAACCCGCACATCGCCTTTGGACACGGCATCCACTTCTGCATTGGGGCGCCGCTCTCACGGCTGGAGGCCCGGGTGGCCCTCTCCGTGTTGCTGGAGCGGCTGAAGGACTTCCGGCTCGCAAGCCCCACGCCCTGGACGCCCCGGAAGGCCCTCCACGTGCATGGCCCCACGCACCTGCCGCTCCACTTCACGCCCGGAGAGCGGCTCACCTCCTCGGGCTGA